ACCACGTGGTCAGCCGCCGCAGAACCAACGGGATCGAACGGTAGAGCGCGTCCTGACCGGGATTCCGGCGGCCGCTCATGTCGTAGGGCGTGTGGGTGATCAAGCAACCGTACTGCTTGGGACTGGAGAGCGCATCGAACGACTTGGTCTGAAAATGGACCGAACCCTCCACGCCGGCCAGGTGTGCGTTTTCGCGAGCCGCCGCCAACGCGCGTCCATCGACATCGGTACCGATGATCCGCCCCTCCAGTTCGGGCAATTGCAGCTGCAACGCCTCGTCGGTCGCCTGTTCCCACAACGCTTGCGAAAGCGTGGGCCATTGTTGCGAGGAAAAACTGCGTCCCAGCCCCGGTGCCATCCGGCGGCCGATCATCGCAGCTTCGATCACGATCGTGCCGTTGCCGCAAAACGGATCGACCATCGGCCGGTCGCGGTTCCAGAAACTCAGCATCACCAACGCAGCGGCGAGCGTTTCCTTGATCTGAACCAAACCTGGACGTTCGCAATAAGGGCGTTTATGCAATCCCGGTCCGGTCGTGTCGAGCGTTAGCGTCATCTGATCTTGAATCAACGACGCTTCTAATTTGTATTGGGCCCCGGATTCGTCCAACAGTTCGGTCCCATATTCTCGCTGCATCCCCAACACCGCTGCCTTCTTCACGGTCCGTTGGATCGCTGGAACGCTTTCCAATTGAGAATTGTGCGACTTCCCAGAAACCGGAAAACAAGCGTCCTTGGGCAGCCATTGGCTCCAGGGAAGATCGCGCGTTTGATCGAACAGGGCGTCGAAGTCGCCGGCTTCAAAGCTGGCCAAACGGACCAACACACGATCGGCCGACCGCAACCAAAGATTGGCACGGCAGATCGCCTCCGGCGGTGCGACGAACAAGATTCGCCCGGGCGTGAGCACTTTGCCAACATACCCCAGATCGGCCAGTTCGCGGCGGACCACGGCTTCGAGACCAAAGGCACAGGTAGCAATTAAATCGAGGGAATCAGACATGTGAACAGAAGAGCTTCGCGAGGGTTCTGGGAGCATCCAACGCGTCATCGACGCGGGAATCGTTCACGATATCGCAGAATGGTGAGATCGCGAAGGGATGGGAATCGGTGGTTCGATCGATACCGGTCGGTGAGGGCATAAAAAAACCCCAGGGCATCCGAAGACACCCTGGGGCACACTTTCATCTTGCAAGATGCGTGGAGGTCTTAAATTCAGCCACCACAGCTGCTGCAGCCGCTCGAAGCGACTGGTGCAGCCGAACCGCAGCTGCTGCATCCGCTAGGAGCAGCCGAGCCACAGCTTGGAGCTGGAACTTGGACTTGAACTTCGCGTTGAACCTGAACAGGAACGCAAACGGTGTAAGTTTCTGGCACTTGCTCAGTAACTTGACGGTTTACGGTGTAGGTAACTTCGCGAGTTTGAGTTTGAGGAACGCTTACGGTGTAAGCGACTTCGCGGGTTTGAGTTTCGCAACGAGTCTTGTTGACGGTGCGAGTGCGTTGTTCAGTGGTGTAGCTGGTGACTTGAACTTCGCGGGTGCGAGTTTCAGGAACACACTTAGCAACCTGAACGGTGCGGGTGCGAGTTTCAACGCGGCACTTGGTCACAGGAACGCTCTTGGTCCGAGTTTCTTGACGGCACAGTTGAACTGTGTAGTCCTGAGTACGCGATTCAGTGCGGTACTTGGTCACAGGAACGCTCTTGGTGCGAGTCTCTTGACGGCACAATTGAACGGTGTAGTCCTGAGTACGAGTTTCTTGACGGCACTTGGTGACTTGGCTCGTGCGTTGACGAGTTTCAGTGCGGCACTTCTGAACGTTGACCATACGGGTCTTGGTTTCAGTCGTGTACTTGGTTACTGGCACTTCGCGAGTCTTGGTCTCGGTGGTGCAAGTTTGAACCGTGTAGGTGTAAGGAACTTCTTCGCTTTGAGTCGTGTAAGTGGTTACAGGAACTTGTTCGCAAACAACGTTAGGAACCCAAACCTTCTTCATGACGGTGCGAGTTGCACATCCGCCACAAGCGCTTCCGCAGCTGCTGCCGCAAGATCCACATCCGCCACAGCTGCTGCCGCAAGCGCTGCCACAGCTGCTGCCGCAAGATCCGCCGCATGCAACTTCTTGAGCAACACATTGGTAGCTGCCCATGTCTTTGCTAACGCTCTTGTAAGTGGTCACAGGAACTCGCTTGCAAACGGTGCGTGTTGCAGTGCGAGTTTCGGTTTGTGGCACTTGAACAGTGTAGGTTTGGGTAACCATTTCGGTTACTGGAACCTGAACGGTGTACGATTGTTCGACTTGTTCAGTGTAAGGAACTTGAACGGTGTAGTCGGTAACAACGTCTTCGGTGTAAGGCACGTTAACGGTGTAGGTGCGTTGACGTGTTTCGGTGTAAGGCACGTTAACGGTGTAGGTCTGTTCAACGTTTTCGGTGTAAGGAACCGAGACGTTGTAGGTGCGTTGACGTGTTTCGGTGTAAGGCACGTTAACGGTGTAGGTTTGTTCGATGTTCTCGGTGTAAGGAACCTGTACTTGGTAAGGTTGCTCAACCGATTCCAGCTTGCGAACCATTACGGTGTACGATTGTGTCTTCGTCGAAACGACTGGAACACGTACGGTGTAGGCTTGCTCTTCGGTGTAAGGAACGGCGACCTGGTACGACTCGGTGCGAGTGCGTTGCTCAGGAACCATTACGGTGTAGGTTTCTGTGCGGGTCTTGGTTTCAGGAACGCAGCGAACAACGTTACGCATGCGAGTGCGTGTTTCTTGTTGCATGACGGTCGAAGTGACCATACGTGTTTCGGTAACCATTTGTGGGGCACAGCCACCACAAGAAGCCGAGCCACCGCAGCTGCTGCCGCAAGAAGGTGCAGCTGCTTCGCAACCGCAAGCGCTAGCCGAACCACACGACGAGCAGCTAGTTTCACAACAAGACTTCTTGCATCCAAGAAGTCCGCAGCCAGCTTGAGCTTGTGTCGCAAACGTCAACGTAGCGACAAGGCCTAGGGCCGCAACCAAAGTTTTAACATTCATGTAGGTTAACCTCCACATGTTCCAAAAAAAGTGTTTTCGCCCTCAGGCAAACCATGTTCGATGCATCCTGCCAGGCTTGACTATGTTGCCCCAGCAGTGCGTTTGGAAGAATCTACACTGAGGTAGGGGGAAGTCAACATGCGAGGGGAGGGAAAGTGGGAGAATGTCAGATTTCAAGAAAAACGCAAAGCAAGCGTAAAATCCATTTTTTCCCGCACGATTTAATTTTTTTTAAAACACTTTTAAACTCTTTCATCTTTTCCGCTTGCCATTCCCCGTTGCCGAGCTCTTTAACCACGATAGACTAGGCCTTCGGTTCCTCTGGCTGGCAGATGCTTCACGTTTGATAGGCAGAGCCGATCCCGACGGACCATCACCCCACCTTCGGCGGCATCAGCACCGAAGGCAGCGGCGTCCCAGGCTCCGATAACGCGCCCGCAACACCACTCACAGCCCCATAGGCAGCCGAGCCATGCTAGGCGTTTCCCCATCGACGCCGGATCGTCCATGGCTCGTTACACGGCAGTCGAATCGACCGTTGAGCCAGCTTTCGTCCGAGACCTACCGATCGCAAAGCGGACCCCAACTCACAAAAACGACTGTTGCAACTGATCCGCACGGCTCAACCGAAACGTTGACTACCATTGCCAAGTTCCGAATTACTGTCCTATATTGAAACTGGCGGAAGAGGACTGGGTCACATCAAATTGTCGTCAGCGGCGGGAGATGAGTGGTTGACCAACACATCGCGAATATTACGAATTGGCGGGGACAATGGTTCTCCGCTAACGGACTTCACGAGTGATCGAGCCGAGGTCGTATCGGTTGCCACGGCAACCGAAGCGCTCGCGGCACTCAGCAAGGAAGATTTTGACGGCGTCTACATTCCGCTGACCTCGTTGGATGCTCGGGATGAGCTGATCCAATTGCAGCATGGCGGAGCGATGTTGCGCGATATGCCCGATGGTATCGCGATGTTGAACGAAAACCATGAAATCTTGTGGGCCAATCGTCGGTTACACGAATGGTCGGGTAAAGATTCGCTGGTTGGCACGCTGTTTTATGACGCGCTGGACAATCCAGAGATTATGGGGCCCGATTTTTGCCCCTTCCACACCGCCCTAGCGACCGGTTTGGCGATCAACACGACACTGCACACCGCCAACAACAACTACTATCAGGTCCACGCCGCCCCGCTGCGCGGATCGGGCAGTGGCCGCAATTTGATCGTTACGGTCAGCGACGTGACCGAGGAGATCTTGCAGCAGCAGAAGCTTGCAGCGATCCATAGCGCGGGCCGCGAATTGGCCGATATTCGGCCCGACGAAATCTTCTTGATGGATATCAGCCAGCGGATCGATCTGCTGAAGCAAAACATCCACCACTACCTTCACGACCTGCTGAACTTCGATGTCGTCGAAGTCCGTCTGTTGGAACAATCGACCGGCGAACTGCAACCGTTGTTCAGTGTTGGCATCGACCAAGCGGCCGCCGATCGCAAACTGCAAGCTGCCCCCAATGGCAATGGAGTCACAGGATACGTCGCAGCGACCGCCGAAAGCTATCTTTGCGAGGACGTCTCGGTCGACCCGCTGTACATCCAAGGGGTCCAAGGGGCTCGCAGTTCGTTGACCGCTCCGTTGATGCTGCACGATCAAGTTCTTGGGACGATCAACATCGAAAGCCCCGAGGTCCGTGCGTTCTCCGAAAGCGACGTTCAATTCCTCGAGATCTTTGCTCGCGATGTCGCCCAAGCCCTCAATACACTCGAACTGTTGATGGCTCAGAAAGCAAACACCGCCCAACAGAGCTGCGAAGCGATTCACAGCGCCGTCGCCCTGCCGGTCGACCAAATTCTTAACGACGCGGTCAACGTTCTGGAACAGTACATTGGCCACGAATCGGATCTCGCCGAACGCGTTCGGCGGATCTTGAAAAACGCCCGCGATATCAAGCAAACGATCCAACAGATCGGAGAGCGTTTGACGCCGGTCGAAGCCGTTCCGGCATCGGCAAAGAAACCGCAGTACCCCAACCTGATGGACAAACGGATCTTGGTCGTCGATGCCGACACCCAGGTTCTCGACGACGCCCATACGTTGTTGGAGCGTTACGGATGCATCGTGGAAACGGCCCAACGCGGCGATGAAGCGGTCCGCATGGTCCGTTGCAGCCAAGGGGCGGCCAGCTACGATGCGATCATCAGCGACATCCGGCTGCCCGATTATTCGGGCTACCAGTTGATGCTGCGTTTGAAGAATCAAATGGATTATGTCCCGATGATCTTGATGACCGGCTTTGGTTACGATCCGGGGCACTCGATCGTCAAAGCGCGGCAGGACGGACTGCACCCCAAAGCGATCCTCTTCAAGCCGTTCCGCTTGGATCAATTGATCGACGTCCTCGAGACGATTCTCCTAGCCGCGGCGGCTTAACCTTTTCAGGTGTGATCGATGTCTCTGCCGGCTGATTTTGATGTCCGCGAACGCGTGCGCGAGGCCAACGATATCGTCGATGTCGTGGGCAGTTCGTTGGAGCTGCGCCGTCAAGGAAGCAGCTTTGTCGCCCGCTGCCCCTGGCACGACGATAAAAAGCCCAGCCTATCGGTGAACCCCGTCCGCCAGTCTTGGAAATGCTGGCCCTGCGATATCGGCGGCGATGTCTTCAGCTTTGTGATGCGCCGCGATGGCGTCAGCTTTCCCGAAGCGCTGAAAATTTTGGCCGACCGCGCGGGGATCGAGATCCAACGCAGCGGCACCCCGGTCGAAAAGGGATCGGTCGACGATAAAGCGACCCTGCTGTCGGCGATGAAATGGGCCGAGGAGCGGTTCTTTAACTATCTGGAAAAGTCGCCCGCCGCTGCGGTCGTCCGCGATTATTTGCAGCAGCGTGGCATCGACGAAGAGAATCGCGTCCGCTTCCGGATCGGCTTCGCCCCCGACCAGTGGGACTGGCTGTTAGGGGCCGCCCTGGACGCCGGTTTCAGTCCGCAGATTTTGCAAGCCGTGGGGCTCGCCCTGGCCCGTAATTCCGGCAGCGGCCACTACGATTTCTTTCGCGGCCGGTTGATGTTCCCGATCTACGATCTACAAGATCGTCCGATCGCGTTTGGTGGCCGCCACGTCCCGATGATCGGCGATCAATCGGGCGGCAAATACATGAACACTTCGGAGACGAAGCTGTTCTCCAAGAGTCAGCATCTGTATGCGTTGAACATGGCCCGCCAACCGATGCAGCGGCAACGGCAAGCGCTTGTCATGGAGGGCTATACCGATGTGATCGCCGCTCGCCAGCACGGCATCGAAACCGCAGTCGCCTGTTTGGGCGTCGCGGTGGGGGAAAGTCACGTCAGGTTGCTGAAGCGATTTGTCGATCAGATCGTGCTGGTTCTCGACGGCGATGCGGCGGGACAACGCCGCGCCGACGAGGTCGTTGAATTGTTTGTCGCCGCTGACGTCGACATGCGAGTCCTCACACTCCCTCAAGGCCAAGATCCAGCCGATTTCCTGAACGAACAAGGGGCTGATGCGTTTAAGGAATTGGTCGCCCAAGCCCCCGATGCGATCGATCACAAATTGGCCCGCGCGACCGATGGCGTCGATCTGGTCCGCGATACGCATGCCGCATCGGCCGCCCTCGATTCGATGCTTCGCTTGGTCGCCAAGTCGCCGCAAAACGGGAACACCCTGCGAACCGAACAGACGGTGATGCGGTTGGCACGGACCTTCGGATTGCCAGCCGAAACGCTGCAGCGACGCATCGACGAACATCGCCAAGACCCTCGGCAACGACGCGAGTTCAAGCGACAACCCGAACCGGCAGCACCACCAGCACCGGTCCGGCGACAACCGATTACCGGGATCGACCGCGAATTGTTCGAACTAATGATCGAAATGTCGGAACTGGTTCCTCAAGCGCTCGAAGCGATCGAACCGCGTTGGCTAGCAACCGATACCGCCCGGGCGCTGATGACGGTCTACGAAGATCTGGAACTGGAGGGACACGACCTGGACATCCAAAACGTCCTGCTGGCCGTCGAAGATGCCCACCTGAAAGGCGTGTTGGTCAATTTCCAGCAGTCGGTCGATGACAAAGCGGCAACCGTCAACGGACCTCCCGAAGAGAGGATGCAGGCGGTGATCGATCGCTTCCGCGGCACCGAACTGTCGCATCAACGGCAGCAGACGTTGAAGGAACTCGAATCGAGCCAACTGGACGACGAAGAGGAGATGGAACTGCTGAAGCAGATGTTCGCTCAAGAACGGACGCGGCAGGGGCTACTGACACCGCCACCCTCTTCTGAATAACCGACCGCCGTCCGCTCGTCGTTCTTCACCAGGCGACTTCCAGCACTTCCCACCGGGCTGCAAACCGGCAACGGGCGTTTGCAAAGCGCCCGCCCTTGAAGCCCTTTCCTGCCGAGCGCCGTTAAAAGTCAATACCGTTCAACGTAGGAGCATCGGACCGTCGAAAGAATTAGCGGCGGGACGTAGTGGACGAGGTTACGAGTCACAGCGATTTGGTCTGATGCAAAAGGACTCGTAACCTCGTCCACTACGCTTCGTTGAACGGTACTGCGTTAAAAGTGATCCAGGATCGCGACGGGCGTTTTGGAATCGATCTGGACGGCAAAATCTTCGCCGATCAAATCGCGGCGGATCGCCAGCGTGACGCGATGCTTCCCTTTGGCAAGCTTCAATTCCGCGGCGTTCCAGATCGGCATCGGTTTGCCATCGACCCACATCTTCAGCGCGTCGGTCTCGGGCAACACGATCCGAATCGGTTGATCGTCGAACGATTCGAAATCGAACCGGATGAACGAGGTCGGCGGTGCGGTGTGATGCTGCTTGAATTGCGGCAATTCGGCCACCGGAACGCGGCCATCGACACGGGTCGTCGTATTCTCCCAAACCAGAACGGGATTGTCGGTGGCGACCGCATCGACGCTGGTGCGATTCAGCAGATGGTTCGCCTCGGGAGAATGGATCAATTTCTGCCAGGCGCGGACGATCGGTTCGGTCTTCAGCGTATAGGCTGGCGTCCGCCCTAGTTCCGATAGAAAGCGGACCAAATGGACCAGATCGTCGCGGGTGAGCGAATCGACCAGACCGGCTGCCATCAACGAACGCCCTTCGCCGACCTGATCGATCGTCTCTTGAGGGATCGTCTTTTTGCTGCCGTCGGCCAGGCGAACCGTCAACGATTCCTCGGTCTCCGAATCGAGGATGCCCTGCACGATCGATCCATCGTCGGTCACGACAATCACCGAATGGAAGTTCTCTTTTACCTTGGCGTTCGGGTCGATCAGCGATTCGATCAAATAATCGATCTGAGCACTTCCACCCAAGCTGACAAAGTTGGGTCCGACGCGTCCGCCGGCGGGACCGATCGCATGACAAGCGATGCATTGCAATTCGCTGCGGCGAAAAATCGTCTCTCCCTTGGCGGCGTCGCCGGAGGCAAGGACCGCGGCGGTCAGTTCTTCGGTTTGCGCGGCCGACATCTTCCAACTGGCGTCATCCAATTTGCCCGCTTCACGAATCGCAGATTCCAATTTCGGATGGTTGCCGGCGGCCCGGACCTCGTGGATCGCCGCGCGGGCGGCGTCGCTGGGCAACTTCACCGTCGCAAGTGTTTCGAGCAAACGGCCTGGCCCTCCCTTGCGGCGCAGCG
Above is a genomic segment from Rosistilla ulvae containing:
- a CDS encoding hybrid sensor histidine kinase/response regulator encodes the protein MTNTSRILRIGGDNGSPLTDFTSDRAEVVSVATATEALAALSKEDFDGVYIPLTSLDARDELIQLQHGGAMLRDMPDGIAMLNENHEILWANRRLHEWSGKDSLVGTLFYDALDNPEIMGPDFCPFHTALATGLAINTTLHTANNNYYQVHAAPLRGSGSGRNLIVTVSDVTEEILQQQKLAAIHSAGRELADIRPDEIFLMDISQRIDLLKQNIHHYLHDLLNFDVVEVRLLEQSTGELQPLFSVGIDQAAADRKLQAAPNGNGVTGYVAATAESYLCEDVSVDPLYIQGVQGARSSLTAPLMLHDQVLGTINIESPEVRAFSESDVQFLEIFARDVAQALNTLELLMAQKANTAQQSCEAIHSAVALPVDQILNDAVNVLEQYIGHESDLAERVRRILKNARDIKQTIQQIGERLTPVEAVPASAKKPQYPNLMDKRILVVDADTQVLDDAHTLLERYGCIVETAQRGDEAVRMVRCSQGAASYDAIISDIRLPDYSGYQLMLRLKNQMDYVPMILMTGFGYDPGHSIVKARQDGLHPKAILFKPFRLDQLIDVLETILLAAAA
- the dnaG gene encoding DNA primase is translated as MSLPADFDVRERVREANDIVDVVGSSLELRRQGSSFVARCPWHDDKKPSLSVNPVRQSWKCWPCDIGGDVFSFVMRRDGVSFPEALKILADRAGIEIQRSGTPVEKGSVDDKATLLSAMKWAEERFFNYLEKSPAAAVVRDYLQQRGIDEENRVRFRIGFAPDQWDWLLGAALDAGFSPQILQAVGLALARNSGSGHYDFFRGRLMFPIYDLQDRPIAFGGRHVPMIGDQSGGKYMNTSETKLFSKSQHLYALNMARQPMQRQRQALVMEGYTDVIAARQHGIETAVACLGVAVGESHVRLLKRFVDQIVLVLDGDAAGQRRADEVVELFVAADVDMRVLTLPQGQDPADFLNEQGADAFKELVAQAPDAIDHKLARATDGVDLVRDTHAASAALDSMLRLVAKSPQNGNTLRTEQTVMRLARTFGLPAETLQRRIDEHRQDPRQRREFKRQPEPAAPPAPVRRQPITGIDRELFELMIEMSELVPQALEAIEPRWLATDTARALMTVYEDLELEGHDLDIQNVLLAVEDAHLKGVLVNFQQSVDDKAATVNGPPEERMQAVIDRFRGTELSHQRQQTLKELESSQLDDEEEMELLKQMFAQERTRQGLLTPPPSSE